The Microbacterium horticulturae genome has a window encoding:
- a CDS encoding ADP-ribosylglycohydrolase family protein — MPLTSAQLDRAVGAVIASAAGDALGSQYEFGPSLPDTTIPEFGVGHFGHGVGEWTDDTSMAIPILQVLADGHTLEDPATLAEIVQSWRRWSLSAMDVGIQTRGILSSIPSDASAEHATTAARLAHERLGRSGGNGSLMRTGPVALGYLNRTPAELADAAGRVAQLTHWEDDNVVACALWCLAIRHAILTGELDMHAALRSLSEPRSGESKRPDPRPLSERSESKRPNALPPETATRWAQLIDEALAPGIHPRAFSDENGWVVRAFQGALAAVAGATSLVDAVQRAVRGGNDTDTVAAIAGALAGAVYGAAAVPANWRAQLHGWPGIDADELERLARRAVA, encoded by the coding sequence ATGCCCCTGACCTCCGCACAGCTCGACCGCGCCGTCGGCGCGGTGATCGCCTCGGCCGCCGGCGACGCGCTCGGCTCGCAGTATGAGTTCGGCCCGTCGCTGCCCGACACGACGATCCCCGAGTTCGGCGTCGGTCACTTCGGTCACGGCGTCGGCGAGTGGACCGACGACACGAGCATGGCGATTCCGATCCTGCAGGTGCTCGCCGACGGGCACACGCTCGAAGACCCCGCGACTCTGGCCGAGATCGTGCAGTCCTGGCGGCGTTGGTCACTGTCAGCGATGGATGTCGGGATCCAGACCCGCGGCATCCTCTCGTCGATTCCGTCCGATGCGAGCGCCGAACATGCCACCACCGCCGCCCGGCTCGCGCACGAGCGCCTCGGGCGCAGCGGCGGCAACGGATCGCTCATGCGCACCGGCCCGGTCGCCCTCGGCTATCTGAACCGCACCCCTGCCGAACTCGCCGACGCTGCCGGGCGCGTCGCGCAGCTGACCCATTGGGAAGACGACAACGTCGTCGCCTGTGCACTGTGGTGCCTTGCGATCCGCCACGCGATCCTCACCGGCGAGCTCGACATGCACGCCGCCCTCCGGTCGTTGAGCGAGCCGCGAAGCGGCGAGTCGAAACGCCCCGACCCCCGCCCGTTGAGCGAGCGAAGCGAGTCGAAACGCCCCAACGCGCTCCCGCCCGAAACCGCAACCCGCTGGGCGCAGCTGATCGACGAGGCGCTGGCACCCGGCATCCACCCCCGCGCGTTCAGCGACGAGAACGGCTGGGTCGTCCGGGCGTTCCAGGGGGCGCTGGCCGCCGTCGCCGGGGCGACGTCGCTGGTGGATGCCGTGCAGCGCGCCGTCCGCGGCGGCAATGACACCGATACCGTGGCCGCGATCGCCGGCGCCTTGGCCGGCGCCGTCTACGGTGCTGCGGCCGTGCCGGCCAACTGGCGCGCGCAGCTGCACGGCTGGCCGGGTATCGACGCCGATGAGCTCGAGCGGCTCGCCCGCCGAGCGGTCGCGTAG
- the rraA gene encoding ribonuclease E activity regulator RraA produces the protein MTTEEVFQSTADLADHYGDDVRSCDLQFRRFGRRSRFSGSITTVRSREDNVLLREVLAEPAHGRILVVDGGGSLHRALMGDEMARLAIDNGWAGIVICGAVRDAAVLDEMDISIKALGTNPRKSLKNRTGEAGVPIEFGGVTFVEGESLVSDEDGIVVIGS, from the coding sequence ATGACAACAGAGGAAGTTTTCCAGTCGACGGCCGATCTGGCTGACCACTACGGCGACGATGTACGCTCGTGCGACCTCCAGTTCCGGCGGTTCGGCCGTCGCTCGCGGTTCAGCGGCTCAATCACGACTGTCCGGAGCCGGGAAGACAACGTCCTGCTCCGCGAGGTGCTCGCTGAGCCTGCACACGGCCGCATTCTCGTCGTCGACGGTGGGGGATCGTTGCATCGGGCTCTCATGGGCGACGAGATGGCGAGACTCGCGATCGACAACGGCTGGGCGGGCATCGTCATCTGTGGTGCCGTACGGGACGCAGCCGTCCTCGACGAAATGGACATATCCATCAAGGCATTGGGCACGAACCCGCGCAAGAGCCTGAAGAATCGAACCGGCGAAGCGGGAGTGCCCATTGAGTTCGGCGGCGTGACATTCGTTGAGGGTGAAAGCCTTGTATCGGATGAGGACGGCATCGTCGTCATCGGGTCCTGA